Proteins encoded within one genomic window of Solea senegalensis isolate Sse05_10M linkage group LG11, IFAPA_SoseM_1, whole genome shotgun sequence:
- the LOC122777313 gene encoding PWWP domain-containing DNA repair factor 3A-like isoform X1, with amino-acid sequence MQSLCLICRDTKGQWWSTVERAQQAQQKRREACCLLTSVITEDQGMLQHLKNIITGNTVSPWAKKQDRVILLFEDVEQVDKVMHFLSEVLERTETDKKSADPVAFVMDVLLPEATVHALGAVHSISLDKAKEMYMRGTEFDSSEITQLGEQLQSHISSKARQKLDSFLSNYKKALECEEFLRRL; translated from the exons ATGCAAAGCTTGTGTCTCATCTGCAGGGACACCAAAGGTCAATGGTGGAGTACGGTG gaAAGGGCCCAACAAGCCCAACAGAAGCGACGCGAGGCATGTTGTCTGTTAACCAGTGTAATCACAGAGGATCAGGGCATGCTGCAACACCTTAAa AATATCATCACAGGCAACACGGTGTCTCCTTGGGCCAAGAAACAGGACAGGGTCATCCTTCTATTTGAAGATGTAGAACAAGTGGACAAAGTCATGCACTTCTTGTCTGAAGTACTCGAACGTACTGAGACAGACAAGAAGTCTGCAGATCCAGTGGCATTCGTAATGGATGTACTTTTGCCAGAG GCAACAGTACACGCCCTCGGAGCTGTTCActccatctccctggacaaagCCAAGGAGATGTACATGCGTGGCACAGAGTTTGACTCAAG CGAGATAACCCAGCTTGGGGAACAGCTTCAGAGCCACATTTCCTCAAAAGCGAGGCAGAAACTGGATAGCTTCCTGAGCAATTACAAGAAAGCCTTGGAGTGTGAGGAATTCCTCAGGCGCCTGTAA
- the LOC122777313 gene encoding uncharacterized protein LOC122777313 isoform X2 has translation MQSLCLICRDTKGQWWSTVERAQQAQQKRREACCLLTSVITEDQGMLQHLKATVHALGAVHSISLDKAKEMYMRGTEFDSSEITQLGEQLQSHISSKARQKLDSFLSNYKKALECEEFLRRL, from the exons ATGCAAAGCTTGTGTCTCATCTGCAGGGACACCAAAGGTCAATGGTGGAGTACGGTG gaAAGGGCCCAACAAGCCCAACAGAAGCGACGCGAGGCATGTTGTCTGTTAACCAGTGTAATCACAGAGGATCAGGGCATGCTGCAACACCTTAAa GCAACAGTACACGCCCTCGGAGCTGTTCActccatctccctggacaaagCCAAGGAGATGTACATGCGTGGCACAGAGTTTGACTCAAG CGAGATAACCCAGCTTGGGGAACAGCTTCAGAGCCACATTTCCTCAAAAGCGAGGCAGAAACTGGATAGCTTCCTGAGCAATTACAAGAAAGCCTTGGAGTGTGAGGAATTCCTCAGGCGCCTGTAA